From Streptomyces sp. HUAS MG91, the proteins below share one genomic window:
- a CDS encoding VIT1/CCC1 transporter family protein produces MAIIETEATLHDAHRDNHTHRDVNGGWLRPAVFGAMDGLVSNFALMAGVAGGAVAQQTIIITGLSGLAAGAFSMAAGEYTSVASQRELVEAELDVERRELRKHPADEERELAELYISRGVEPELARQVAEQLSKDPEQALEIHAREELGIDPGDLPSPTVAAVSSFGAFALGALIPVLPYLLGASDLWPAVVLALVGLFACGAVVAKVTARSWWFSGLRQLALGGAAAGVTYLLGSLFGTAIG; encoded by the coding sequence ATGGCCATCATCGAGACCGAGGCGACGCTCCACGACGCGCACCGGGACAACCACACGCACCGCGATGTGAACGGCGGCTGGCTGCGCCCCGCGGTGTTCGGCGCGATGGACGGTCTGGTCTCCAACTTCGCGCTGATGGCCGGTGTCGCGGGCGGCGCCGTCGCGCAGCAGACGATCATCATCACCGGCCTTTCGGGCCTGGCCGCCGGTGCCTTCTCCATGGCGGCCGGCGAGTACACCTCCGTCGCCTCCCAGCGGGAGCTGGTCGAGGCCGAACTCGACGTCGAGCGGCGTGAGCTGCGCAAACACCCGGCGGACGAGGAGCGGGAGCTGGCCGAGCTGTACATCTCGCGCGGTGTCGAGCCGGAGCTCGCCCGCCAGGTCGCCGAGCAGCTGTCCAAGGACCCCGAGCAGGCCCTGGAGATCCACGCCCGCGAGGAGCTGGGCATCGACCCGGGGGATCTGCCCTCGCCGACGGTGGCCGCGGTCTCCTCCTTCGGGGCGTTCGCGCTGGGGGCCCTGATCCCCGTACTGCCCTATCTGCTCGGTGCGAGCGATCTGTGGCCGGCCGTCGTGCTGGCGCTCGTCGGGCTCTTCGCGTGCGGCGCGGTCGTGGCCAAGGTGACGGCCCGCTCGTGGTGGTTCAGCGGACTGCGGCAGTTGGCCCTGGGCGGGGCCGCGGCGGGTGTGACCTATCTCCTGGGCAGCCTTTTCGGTACGGCGATAGGTTGA
- a CDS encoding LacI family DNA-binding transcriptional regulator: MGTSTGQPTIVSIAERAGVSIASVSRVLNGVGARRDTVLKVERAAAELGYVPNAVARSLKGGRTRQLTFAMPDIGNPVYVAMVRAIQTVAKAAGYRLLLHSTDAVVDDELAVLRSLGDRTSDGLILCPIRITDAHIEALRTAAGPVVVIGSLPDGVPVDSVRADSVAGAALAVRHLHDTGRRRIAFVNGPADTVPGRNRDEGYRAALADCGLVYDPDLVVHTDFGIESGAEAADRLLAEGRPDAVFCANDQLALGAARALHARGLRIPEDVAVAGMDDSMLAQAGWPPLTSVDLGSTERGRRAAELLLNRLDPAEPVTETATPRSTTAPPRLVVRASTGRAAPDS; the protein is encoded by the coding sequence ATGGGTACGAGCACGGGTCAACCGACGATCGTGTCGATCGCGGAGCGCGCCGGTGTCTCCATCGCCTCCGTCTCCCGCGTCCTGAACGGCGTGGGGGCCCGCCGCGACACCGTCCTCAAGGTCGAGCGCGCCGCCGCCGAACTCGGCTATGTGCCGAACGCGGTGGCCCGCTCCCTCAAGGGCGGCCGCACCCGCCAGCTCACCTTCGCGATGCCCGACATCGGCAACCCGGTGTACGTGGCGATGGTCCGCGCCATCCAGACCGTCGCCAAAGCCGCCGGTTACCGGCTGCTCCTGCACTCCACGGACGCCGTGGTCGACGACGAGCTCGCGGTGCTGCGCAGCCTCGGCGACCGCACCAGCGACGGACTCATCCTCTGCCCCATCCGCATCACGGACGCCCACATCGAGGCGCTGCGCACCGCCGCGGGCCCGGTCGTGGTCATAGGTTCGCTGCCCGACGGAGTGCCCGTGGACAGTGTGCGTGCCGACTCCGTCGCGGGCGCCGCGCTCGCCGTGCGCCATCTGCACGACACGGGCCGCCGCCGGATCGCCTTCGTCAACGGCCCCGCGGACACGGTCCCCGGCCGGAACCGCGACGAGGGCTACCGGGCGGCGCTGGCCGACTGCGGACTCGTATACGACCCGGACCTCGTCGTGCACACGGACTTCGGCATCGAGTCGGGTGCCGAGGCCGCCGACCGGCTGCTCGCGGAGGGCCGCCCCGACGCGGTCTTCTGCGCCAACGACCAGCTCGCGCTCGGCGCCGCCCGCGCCCTGCACGCCCGTGGCCTGCGCATACCGGAGGACGTCGCCGTCGCCGGGATGGACGACAGCATGCTCGCGCAGGCCGGCTGGCCACCGCTGACCAGCGTCGACCTGGGCTCCACCGAGCGCGGTCGGCGCGCCGCCGAACTTCTCCTGAACCGTCTCGACCCCGCCGAGCCGGTGACCGAGACCGCCACCCCCCGCTCCACCACCGCCCCGCCCCGCCTCGTCGTCCGTGCCTCCACGGGCCGGGCGGCGCCCGACAGTTGA
- a CDS encoding sugar ABC transporter permease, translating into MSLTASRDSAVPGSRGTPPPRTPNQRKRALGLDRGAWFLLLPALIPILILSVGPLLYGISLAFTDSQAGRTAPTQFVGLDNFLDLRHDGLFWESFRIGLVWAVCVTALQFVLALGLALLLNQNLRFRWLARTLALVPWAMPEVVVGIMWRLVYHSDAGVLNKTLTQFGLIHENVDWLSDLSYALPAVIVVGVWAGMPQTTVVLLAGLQNVPHELREAAQLDGAGLWRRFTTVTWPALKPVVLAVTALNFIWNFNSFGLVYVLTQGGPGGKTRLPMLFAYEEAFKYGQFGYAAAMGLVMVAVIAVLLTVFLRKKLKEDVA; encoded by the coding sequence ATGAGTCTCACCGCCTCCCGGGACAGCGCCGTTCCGGGCAGCCGCGGCACACCGCCGCCCCGTACTCCGAACCAGCGCAAGCGTGCGCTGGGGCTGGACCGGGGCGCCTGGTTCCTGCTGCTCCCCGCGCTGATCCCGATCCTGATACTCAGCGTGGGCCCCCTTCTGTACGGCATCTCGCTCGCGTTCACGGACTCGCAGGCGGGCCGCACCGCGCCGACCCAGTTCGTGGGCCTGGACAACTTCCTGGACCTGCGCCACGACGGGCTGTTCTGGGAGTCGTTCCGCATCGGCCTGGTCTGGGCCGTGTGCGTGACGGCGCTGCAGTTCGTGCTGGCCCTGGGCCTGGCCCTGCTGCTCAACCAGAACCTGCGGTTCCGCTGGCTGGCCCGCACCCTCGCGCTCGTCCCCTGGGCGATGCCCGAGGTCGTCGTCGGCATCATGTGGCGGCTGGTCTACCACTCGGACGCGGGCGTGCTGAACAAGACGCTGACGCAGTTCGGGCTGATCCACGAGAACGTCGACTGGCTCTCGGACCTGTCCTACGCGCTGCCCGCGGTCATCGTGGTCGGCGTCTGGGCGGGCATGCCGCAGACGACGGTCGTGCTCCTGGCCGGTCTGCAGAACGTGCCGCACGAGCTGCGCGAGGCCGCCCAGCTCGACGGCGCGGGCCTGTGGCGCCGCTTCACCACGGTCACCTGGCCGGCGCTCAAGCCCGTCGTCCTCGCCGTCACCGCGCTGAACTTCATCTGGAACTTCAACTCCTTCGGCCTGGTGTACGTGCTGACGCAAGGCGGCCCGGGCGGCAAGACCCGGCTGCCGATGCTGTTCGCGTACGAAGAGGCCTTCAAGTACGGCCAGTTCGGCTACGCGGCCGCGATGGGCCTGGTCATGGTCGCGGTGATCGCGGTGCTGCTCACCGTGTTCCTGCGCAAGAAGCTGAAGGAGGACGTGGCATGA
- a CDS encoding carbohydrate ABC transporter permease — protein MSTPRTLRRTAGRTGQYLALLCYMVFLAFPFLWLLSTSFKSAQELGSIDPTWIPQHPSLDNYRAAFDAQPLLRSALNSLVVAVSASVISVAIAVPAAYVMVRYKTRVSQAGTAWILVSQMFPFVLVIIPLFLVLKNLHMIDSLLGLIIVYVVWNLPFSLWMLQGYVKSVPTSLEEAAAMDGASRLRTLVSVVLPLLAPGLVATLMFSFVTAWNEFFFALVLLKSPENQTMSVILTRFLGAEGVADLGPLAAASVLATIPSLVFFALLQRRLVGGMMSGAVKG, from the coding sequence ATGAGCACCCCCCGCACGCTGCGCCGGACCGCGGGCCGCACGGGTCAGTACCTGGCCCTGCTCTGCTACATGGTCTTCCTGGCCTTCCCCTTCCTCTGGCTGCTCTCCACGTCCTTCAAGTCCGCTCAGGAACTGGGCTCGATCGACCCGACGTGGATCCCGCAGCATCCGAGCCTGGACAACTACCGCGCGGCCTTCGACGCGCAGCCGCTGCTGCGCTCGGCGCTCAACAGCCTCGTGGTCGCGGTCAGCGCCTCGGTGATCTCGGTCGCGATCGCGGTCCCGGCGGCATACGTGATGGTGCGCTACAAGACCCGGGTGAGCCAGGCGGGCACGGCCTGGATCCTGGTCAGCCAGATGTTCCCGTTCGTCCTGGTGATCATCCCGCTGTTCCTGGTCCTGAAGAACCTGCACATGATCGACAGCCTCCTCGGCCTGATCATCGTGTACGTCGTCTGGAACCTGCCCTTCTCCCTGTGGATGCTCCAGGGCTACGTCAAGTCGGTGCCGACCTCCCTGGAGGAGGCGGCGGCGATGGACGGGGCGAGCCGGCTGCGCACGCTCGTCAGCGTGGTCCTGCCGCTCCTCGCGCCCGGCCTGGTGGCGACGCTGATGTTCTCCTTCGTCACCGCCTGGAACGAGTTCTTCTTCGCCCTCGTGCTCCTCAAGTCCCCGGAGAACCAGACGATGTCGGTCATCCTCACCCGCTTCCTCGGCGCCGAGGGCGTCGCGGACCTCGGCCCGCTGGCCGCCGCCTCGGTCCTGGCCACCATCCCCAGCCTCGTCTTCTTCGCGCTGCTCCAGCGGCGCCTGGTCGGCGGCATGATGAGCGGGGCGGTGAAGGGCTGA
- a CDS encoding sugar ABC transporter substrate-binding protein, whose amino-acid sequence MRRRTFLTAAAAGLAATAVAGCGGSDSDADDGTITLEFLSLAWQKESVDANKTLVARWNKAHPDVRVKYIQGSWDNIHDQLLTSFEGGEAPDIFHDDASDLTDFGYGGYLADLSPYLPESLKRDIPKAAWATTTYDGKIYGVPFLQEPRVIIANAKLLKESGVRIPTAERPWTWDEFEAVAKRLTHSRNRYGVAWSMKEPVSQSVNLSLSTDGRIFYKDKDGKNEIRYDGPDSAIAQLINRQVNQDRTAPKSGLGMSGSDTLPGFFAGRYAMLPLNFSYRQQVKQQAPKGFDWTVLPMPAGAGGLAQGTAPQTLSVSADSRHKKAAAAFVAYLTQARHQVQLARGDWLLPTSTEALKDPALTTTAYGWRTGADIAASLRPSPVLGVRGYAEWKDKIATPAYQEYYNGGIGLADLRRRLAGDGNRILDRYQR is encoded by the coding sequence ATGCGCAGGCGCACCTTCCTCACCGCCGCCGCGGCGGGCCTCGCCGCCACCGCCGTCGCGGGCTGCGGCGGCTCGGACTCCGACGCGGACGACGGCACGATCACCCTCGAATTCCTCAGCCTGGCCTGGCAGAAGGAGTCGGTCGACGCCAACAAGACGCTCGTCGCCCGGTGGAACAAGGCCCACCCCGACGTCCGGGTCAAGTACATCCAGGGCAGCTGGGACAACATCCACGACCAGCTCCTCACCTCCTTCGAGGGCGGCGAGGCGCCGGACATCTTCCACGACGACGCCTCCGACCTCACCGACTTCGGCTACGGCGGCTACCTCGCGGACCTGTCCCCCTATCTGCCCGAGTCCCTGAAGCGGGACATCCCGAAGGCGGCCTGGGCGACGACGACGTACGACGGCAAGATCTACGGCGTGCCGTTCCTCCAGGAGCCGCGCGTGATCATCGCCAACGCGAAGCTGCTCAAGGAGTCCGGCGTCCGTATCCCGACGGCCGAACGCCCGTGGACCTGGGACGAGTTCGAGGCCGTGGCCAAGCGGCTGACGCACAGCCGCAACCGCTACGGCGTCGCCTGGTCCATGAAGGAACCGGTCAGCCAGTCCGTCAACCTGTCCCTGTCCACCGACGGCCGGATCTTCTACAAGGACAAGGACGGCAAGAACGAGATCCGCTACGACGGTCCCGACTCGGCCATCGCCCAGCTGATCAACCGCCAGGTCAACCAGGACCGCACGGCCCCGAAGTCGGGCCTGGGCATGTCGGGCTCCGACACCCTGCCGGGCTTCTTCGCGGGCCGCTACGCGATGCTGCCGCTCAACTTCTCCTACCGCCAGCAGGTGAAGCAGCAGGCCCCCAAGGGCTTCGACTGGACGGTCCTGCCGATGCCCGCGGGCGCCGGAGGACTCGCCCAGGGCACCGCGCCGCAGACCCTCTCGGTCTCCGCGGACAGCAGGCACAAGAAGGCGGCCGCGGCCTTCGTCGCGTACCTCACGCAGGCCCGCCACCAGGTCCAACTGGCGCGCGGCGACTGGCTGTTGCCCACCAGCACCGAGGCCCTGAAGGATCCCGCGCTCACCACGACCGCGTACGGCTGGCGGACCGGCGCCGACATAGCGGCGTCCCTGCGCCCCTCCCCCGTCCTCGGGGTGCGCGGCTACGCCGAGTGGAAGGACAAGATCGCCACCCCGGCCTACCAGGAGTACTACAACGGCGGGATCGGCCTCGCCGACCTGCGCAGGCGCCTGGCCGGGGACGGCAACCGCATCCTCGACCGCTACCAGCGCTAG
- a CDS encoding ADP-ribosylglycohydrolase family protein, whose amino-acid sequence MSVSVDPDPSARRLRTVPQPPPPAPISLRDRARGALLGLAVGDALGAPAENMKPSQIRERWGRIEGFVSENPAGTDDTEYAIFSGLLLAEHGAGLTVEHVERAWHTWIADRDEGPFRGAGFSERGTLENLRRGLAAPISAQHRHAWSDGLAMRAAPFGVYAAGRPAEAARLVAIDGTVSHDGEGILGGRAVAAGVAAAMVSHSPEAVVQAALSVVPDDSWTARSLHRAVSAARRARRDPEGTQLSMERAVRKAVVIGGYPWTDLAPEAVGLAFGAFAVARGDFRESVLTAVNMGRDADTTAAVAGALAGALRGEGSIPGVWSSAIGPVRGSCLPSMAGRHILDVADELTPPPPDHAGAVA is encoded by the coding sequence ATGAGCGTCAGCGTCGACCCGGACCCTTCGGCCCGCAGGCTGCGCACGGTCCCGCAGCCCCCTCCCCCGGCCCCGATCTCGCTGCGCGACCGCGCTCGCGGCGCGCTCCTCGGACTCGCCGTCGGGGACGCGCTCGGCGCCCCCGCGGAGAACATGAAGCCGTCCCAGATCCGCGAACGCTGGGGCCGCATCGAGGGGTTCGTGTCGGAGAACCCGGCCGGCACGGACGACACCGAGTACGCGATCTTCTCCGGGCTGCTGCTCGCCGAGCACGGCGCCGGGCTGACGGTCGAGCACGTCGAGCGGGCCTGGCACACCTGGATCGCGGACCGCGACGAGGGCCCGTTCCGGGGCGCCGGGTTCAGTGAGCGCGGCACCCTGGAGAACCTGCGCCGGGGGCTCGCCGCGCCGATCTCCGCCCAGCACCGGCACGCCTGGAGCGACGGCCTCGCCATGCGCGCCGCGCCCTTCGGGGTGTACGCGGCCGGGCGCCCCGCCGAAGCGGCCCGGCTCGTGGCGATCGACGGCACGGTGTCGCACGACGGCGAGGGCATCCTCGGGGGCCGGGCCGTGGCGGCGGGGGTGGCGGCCGCCATGGTCAGCCACAGCCCCGAGGCCGTGGTGCAGGCGGCGCTCTCGGTGGTCCCCGACGACTCCTGGACCGCGCGGTCGCTGCACCGTGCGGTGTCGGCGGCGCGGCGGGCCCGGCGCGATCCCGAGGGCACCCAGCTCTCCATGGAGCGGGCGGTGCGCAAGGCGGTCGTCATCGGCGGGTACCCGTGGACGGACCTGGCGCCCGAGGCCGTCGGGCTGGCGTTCGGGGCGTTCGCGGTGGCCAGGGGCGACTTCCGGGAGTCGGTCCTGACCGCGGTGAACATGGGCCGCGACGCGGACACCACCGCGGCGGTGGCCGGGGCGTTGGCCGGGGCCCTGCGCGGGGAGGGGTCGATTCCGGGCGTCTGGTCCTCCGCGATCGGTCCCGTTCGCGGCAGTTGTCTGCCCTCCATGGCGGGCCGGCACATCCTGGACGTCGCCGACGAGCTGACTCCGCCCCCACCGGACCACGCCGGCGCGGTGGCCTGA
- a CDS encoding ADP-ribosylglycohydrolase family protein, whose product MTSPARIEGLLLGIAAGDAAGWPSGRHRAARLPDWTRRLTRELDTFAEQNATTTLPVPIALNQPPEPLRLGPSDDAEWAAFTARAVLAAHADGLGDLPPDQRVRSALSLAWNALADEIAAAAARADEIESAKIPLRARISVRAGLGNLAAGLRPPATGHDNPHYFDDAACVRAAVLAVVHPGEPERAADLAEFDARYTQDGDGVHGARAMAAAVSAALGGELVDACVDAALAQLPEGTEIHRNAHRAVELGRAAAAARPGLPGNAFALVPVLEHEIVDHVYSYGIAAAETVPVALAVATAAAGAVSEAVPTAACLSRVADSAPALAGALTGAVGGADALPDSWRDACRTLAGCALPALAGTDLTHLAARLADNTPHSISRTAEGTPA is encoded by the coding sequence ATGACAAGCCCCGCCCGCATCGAGGGCCTCCTCCTCGGCATCGCAGCCGGCGACGCGGCAGGCTGGCCGTCGGGACGACACCGCGCGGCCCGCCTCCCCGACTGGACCCGCCGCCTCACCCGCGAACTGGACACCTTCGCGGAGCAGAACGCCACGACGACGCTCCCCGTCCCCATCGCCCTGAACCAGCCCCCCGAACCCCTCCGCCTCGGCCCCTCCGACGACGCCGAATGGGCGGCGTTCACGGCCCGGGCCGTCCTCGCCGCCCACGCCGACGGCCTCGGCGACCTGCCCCCCGACCAGAGGGTGCGCTCCGCGCTCTCCCTGGCCTGGAACGCCCTCGCGGACGAGATCGCGGCGGCCGCCGCCCGCGCCGACGAGATCGAGTCGGCCAAGATCCCGCTGCGCGCCCGCATCTCGGTGCGCGCGGGCCTCGGCAACCTCGCCGCGGGCCTGCGCCCGCCCGCCACCGGCCACGACAACCCGCACTACTTCGACGACGCGGCCTGCGTCCGGGCCGCCGTCCTCGCCGTGGTCCACCCGGGCGAGCCCGAACGGGCCGCGGACCTGGCCGAGTTCGACGCCCGCTACACCCAGGACGGCGACGGCGTGCACGGCGCCCGCGCGATGGCGGCCGCCGTCTCCGCGGCGCTCGGCGGAGAACTCGTCGACGCCTGCGTGGACGCGGCGCTGGCCCAGCTCCCCGAGGGCACCGAGATCCACCGCAACGCACACCGGGCCGTCGAGCTCGGCCGCGCCGCGGCCGCCGCCCGCCCGGGCCTGCCCGGTAACGCGTTCGCGCTGGTCCCGGTCCTGGAGCACGAGATCGTCGACCACGTCTACAGCTACGGCATCGCGGCCGCGGAGACCGTCCCGGTCGCCCTCGCGGTGGCGACGGCCGCCGCGGGCGCGGTCTCCGAGGCGGTGCCCACCGCGGCCTGCCTCTCCCGCGTCGCGGACAGCGCACCCGCCCTGGCCGGCGCCCTCACCGGCGCGGTCGGCGGCGCCGACGCCCTCCCGGACAGCTGGCGCGACGCCTGCCGCACCCTCGCCGGCTGCGCCCTGCCGGCCCTGGCCGGCACCGACCTCACCCACCTCGCGGCCCGCCTGGCCGACAACACGCCTCACTCCATCTCCCGTACCGCAGAAGGAACTCCGGCATGA
- a CDS encoding ADP-ribosylglycohydrolase family protein: MSNAPSLPSLEDRTTGALVGAAVGDALGGPVEGWTPEAIAERHNGRVRGIVEPFYKDDWKTARPIAPYHKGDGHVTDDTLMTHALIRVYEKVRDHLDAYAVADHLVPDLIGTPRWIPELEAEALPLQRIFLAEKWIVARIHYGHVDPREAGVGNIVNCGAAMYMAPVGAVNAGNPLKAYEEALDVAGAHQSSYGREAAGVFAAAVAAAYRPGATPESVVEETLKLAKDGTRSAIEAVCEVGARYDDFEDALAPLREAVAPFDTVGPEYRKPSLGARRPSRLHAIEELPVALGMLLVGRGDFRQTVLGSVNYGRDCDSIATMSGAIVGALYGEQAVPKEWSTEIARASKLDLHTPAASLAQVTREVHARDLERRRAHEAAFATIAGL; the protein is encoded by the coding sequence ATGAGCAACGCCCCCTCCCTCCCGTCCCTGGAAGACCGCACCACCGGCGCCCTGGTCGGCGCGGCCGTGGGCGACGCGCTCGGCGGCCCCGTCGAGGGCTGGACCCCCGAGGCGATCGCGGAGCGGCACAACGGCCGGGTCCGCGGCATCGTCGAGCCGTTCTACAAGGACGACTGGAAGACGGCCCGGCCCATCGCCCCGTACCACAAGGGCGACGGGCACGTCACCGACGACACCCTGATGACGCACGCGCTGATCCGCGTGTACGAGAAGGTCCGCGACCACCTCGACGCGTACGCCGTCGCCGACCACCTGGTCCCCGACCTGATCGGCACACCCCGCTGGATCCCCGAGCTGGAGGCGGAGGCCCTGCCGCTGCAGCGCATCTTCCTCGCGGAGAAGTGGATCGTGGCCCGGATCCACTACGGGCACGTGGACCCCCGCGAGGCGGGCGTCGGCAACATCGTGAACTGCGGCGCCGCGATGTACATGGCGCCGGTCGGCGCGGTCAACGCGGGCAACCCGCTGAAGGCGTACGAAGAGGCGCTGGACGTGGCGGGCGCCCACCAGAGCAGTTACGGCCGCGAGGCCGCGGGCGTCTTCGCGGCGGCCGTCGCCGCCGCGTACCGGCCGGGCGCGACGCCCGAGTCGGTCGTCGAGGAAACCCTGAAGCTGGCCAAGGACGGCACCCGGTCCGCGATCGAGGCCGTCTGCGAAGTAGGCGCCCGCTACGACGACTTCGAGGACGCGCTCGCCCCGCTGCGGGAGGCCGTGGCCCCCTTCGACACCGTCGGCCCCGAGTACCGCAAGCCGTCGCTCGGCGCCCGCCGCCCCTCCCGGCTGCACGCCATCGAGGAGCTTCCGGTGGCGCTCGGCATGCTGCTCGTCGGCCGCGGCGACTTCCGGCAGACCGTCCTCGGCTCGGTCAACTACGGCCGCGACTGCGACTCGATCGCCACGATGAGCGGCGCGATCGTCGGCGCCCTGTACGGGGAGCAGGCCGTCCCCAAGGAGTGGAGCACCGAGATCGCGCGGGCCAGCAAGCTCGACCTGCACACCCCGGCGGCGTCCCTCGCGCAGGTCACCCGCGAGGTGCACGCCCGCGACCTGGAGCGCCGCCGCGCCCACGAGGCCGCGTTCGCGACGATCGCGGGCCTGTGA
- a CDS encoding ADP-ribosylglycohydrolase family protein: MLRLTWVQPEDLIGHELRQAAQDGRDASGAERRWVAAGGHLAPDRAGASATPATPELRALAEELLDELAAEPSPLAATEPAEYRAPLPPAPAPAPAPADPDTELRRLHAAWLGRAAGCLLGKPVEKLTLTGIRAIARSTGNWPLTSWFTEVGLDPEIAREHPWNRRSRPTSLAENIDGMPEDDDLNYPLLGLLLIQRHGHDFSTEDVAKLWLDELPAGRTFTAERVAYRNLLAGLEPPHTATYRNPFREWIGAQIRADVFGWTNPGDPARAAELAHRDASLTHTANGVYGEMFVAAAIAHAAGPAPTTVHETLTAALAHIPPQSRYAQAIRFGIDTAAAEPTGTPEAFEQVVDALHQRYGDHHWVHVLPNAALLAAALTHADGDFAGSVCRAVSGGWDTDSNGATAGSIAGLLAGDPDVLPSSWTAPLKNRLATTVAGFDGIGFDELARLTLEARA, encoded by the coding sequence ATGCTGCGACTGACCTGGGTCCAGCCCGAGGACCTGATCGGGCACGAACTGCGCCAGGCGGCCCAGGACGGCCGGGACGCCTCCGGTGCCGAACGGCGCTGGGTGGCGGCGGGCGGCCATCTCGCCCCGGACCGGGCGGGCGCCTCCGCGACCCCGGCCACACCCGAACTCCGCGCGCTGGCAGAGGAGTTGCTGGACGAGCTGGCGGCCGAGCCGTCCCCGCTCGCGGCGACGGAACCGGCGGAGTACCGGGCCCCCTTGCCCCCCGCCCCGGCGCCCGCGCCCGCGCCCGCAGATCCCGATACCGAGCTGCGCCGGCTGCACGCCGCGTGGCTCGGCAGGGCGGCCGGCTGCCTGCTGGGCAAGCCCGTCGAGAAGCTGACCCTGACCGGCATCCGGGCGATCGCCCGGTCCACGGGGAACTGGCCCCTGACGAGCTGGTTCACAGAAGTGGGCCTGGACCCGGAGATCGCCCGGGAGCACCCCTGGAACCGCCGCTCGCGCCCCACCTCCCTCGCCGAGAACATCGACGGCATGCCGGAGGACGACGACCTCAACTACCCGCTGCTCGGCCTGCTCCTGATCCAGCGTCACGGGCACGACTTCAGCACCGAGGACGTGGCGAAGCTGTGGCTGGACGAACTCCCCGCGGGCCGCACCTTCACCGCCGAGCGCGTCGCCTACCGCAACCTCCTCGCCGGTCTGGAGCCGCCGCACACGGCGACGTACCGCAATCCGTTCCGCGAGTGGATCGGCGCCCAGATCCGGGCCGACGTCTTCGGCTGGACGAACCCGGGCGACCCGGCCCGCGCCGCCGAACTCGCCCACCGCGACGCCTCGTTGACGCACACCGCCAACGGCGTCTACGGCGAGATGTTCGTGGCGGCCGCGATCGCCCACGCGGCGGGCCCCGCCCCCACCACGGTCCACGAGACCCTCACCGCGGCCCTCGCCCACATCCCGCCCCAGTCCCGCTACGCCCAGGCGATCCGGTTCGGCATCGACACGGCCGCCGCCGAACCCACCGGCACCCCCGAGGCGTTCGAGCAGGTCGTGGACGCCCTGCACCAGCGCTACGGCGACCACCACTGGGTCCACGTCCTGCCCAACGCCGCGCTGCTGGCCGCGGCCCTCACCCACGCCGACGGCGACTTCGCGGGCTCCGTCTGCCGCGCGGTGTCGGGCGGCTGGGACACCGACTCCAACGGCGCCACGGCCGGCTCGATCGCGGGTCTGCTCGCGGGCGACCCGGACGTGCTGCCCTCGTCCTGGACAGCACCGCTGAAGAACCGGCTCGCCACCACGGTCGCCGGTTTCGACGGCATCGGCTTCGACGAACTGGCCCGGCTCACTCTGGAGGCCCGCGCATGA